GCCGCGTGTGGTGGTCCCATCGAGGAGGAGTCCGTGACGGAGGTGGCGTCGACCGAGCAGGCCCTCCGGATGTGCAACTTGCAGGGCCAGTGCGGCACCAACGAGGTGTGCGTCGGTGGCCCCGGTGGCACCTGTTACCCTTGCAGCCGGTACCCGCAGTACTGTGACCTCGCCAGGTAGCGGGTCCAGTCCGAGCGGGGCCCTCCCTGGTGGGGGCCTCGCTACGCGGTCGCGCGCGTGGGCAACTCCTGGTGGGTCCTTTCTCCCTTCCAACGCGCCAGCCCGACCACGACCAGCGCGAGAATCAAGACACTGATGGCGGAGCCTTCGAGGCCAAAGTCGCCCCCGGTCAACCATGTGGGCTTGCCATGGAGTACCGGGGTCCACCATCCCTTGGAGGCGTTACCACTCACACCGAATCCCAGGCTACCCTGCGCCCAGTTCCATCCCATATGCACCCCGATCGGGAGTGCCAGGCGACCTGTGCGCAGGTAGCAATAGCCCAACATCCAACCCGCCAGGAAGATGTTGAGCATCGCCAGGACCCTGACGCTTCCATCCATGGCTGGGTCGAAAGGGTGCGCGAGGGCGAAGATCGTGGCGAACACGAGCTGGGACCAGAGCGGGCCCATCCCCCTGATGGCCCGCTGGAACGCATAGCCGTGAAAGAGCGTCTCCTCGAAGAGCGCGACGGCGAGCATCGTCCCCGCACCCTTCAGGAGATTCGAGGCGGCGCCATCTGGCGTCCGCACCAGATGAAAACCGTCGAGCAGCCAGACGCCCAAGGCCGTCAGACCCACGAGACCTGCTCCGCCGACCAACCCGAGTCCAAAGTCACGACCTGAAGCCTTGCTGATGGCGAAGCCCTGGGCGGCAAGGGACGTGCGCTCCAGGCGCGAACATACCCAGGTCGGGACAAACGCTCCCAGGAATGCGAGAACCACCTCCGGCACGAATGGCCTCACGGTGTCAGGCAACATCCTGCGGATGAAGATCAGGCCGACCACGAAGAGGGCCGTCATGAAGAAATAGCCAAGAATCTTCCAGCCGTTGCGCAAGCTGTTTTCGGCATTGAAAAATAGAGATTTCATGATTGTCATTCTTACGGACGGGGGCGTCAGGGCTTGCGTGGCTTGCGACGGATTCCCCGGGTCCTGGCGGGTGCCTCGGTGCTGGACCGAGGCTGTTGGGAGGAGGGGTGATCCGCCATCCGGGCGCGCGCCTCGGCGATACGTTCGCCGAACGGCTTCACCTCGAGCGCGGCGATGGCCGTCTCCAGCGTCAGCGAAAGGGGAGTGGGCAGCTCGGCATCCAGATCGGCTGCGGCGCCCGCCGTGGCTCGCCAGCACGCTTGCAGCCGAGGGAGCAGCTCACGTCCGGCATCCGTGAGTCGAACCAGGCGTTCGCGCCTGTCGCCCGGCTCCGACTGCGCGGAGACCAGGCCTTCCTTGACCATGAGCGCGACCGTCTGCGTCACGGCGGGCTGGGTGATTCCCGCGGCTGCGGCGATCTGACCGATCGTCGATGGCTCGCGCTCCATCAATGCGCGCATGACCGGCGTGTAGCGCGGTCGGTAGGAGAGCCCCTCCTGCGCATAGGCTTCGCTGACTGCACCATCGAGGAGTTCGATCAAATGCCGCAATTGCGTTCCGAGGCCCGCCTTCATGCGGGCATCATATAAGTGCTTATATAACGAGTAAAGGACTTCCCTCCCCTCTGAAGGGCCACCTGGGGCGTCACCCCTCTGCTTCACCCTCTACGGTGGGGTACGCCGACAAGCTTCTAGTGGCCGCCCCCTGCTGCGTCGATGATGCGTTTGACCTCATCATCGAGCAGCGCACCCCCGTCGAGTCCCATGTCCTTGAAGACAGAGGAGAGCTCGAGGCTGACGATGCCATGCAGGCGCGTCCAGAAGAGGACGCCCAGGCGCAGGATGTGCGGCGGGAAGCTCACGTTGCCGGCGCGACGCCGGGACCAGGCCGTGAGCTGGCGGTCGAGCGCGTCGGGAGGCCTGGTGACCGGCCGGTCGCCAGCGATGTCGGCGAGGAGTCGCAGGAGGAGGAGCATGCCTTCGTGGATCTCCGCGATGGCCTCGGCCGGGTCCTTGAACTCTTCTGCACGCCCGCCAAACAGCAGCGCGTACCGGCGTGGATGCTTCAGCGCCCAGCCACGGTAGGCGGAGGCGTACGCGGCCAGGTGCGCGGAGGGTGCGCGCCCTGTCGACGCCTCGGCCGCTTCCCGGACCGCCGTCACCAGTTGGGCGTAGATGTCGGTATGAAGCGCGCCGAGCAGCTCGTCCCGTGAGGCGAAGTACCGGTAGAGGGCGGGGCCGGACATTCCCAGCTCCTTCGCGATCGCGTTGAGAGAGAGCGTCGCGAGGCCTCCTTCGTCGACCTGTCGCAGGGCGATGCCGCGGATCTCACGGACCGTCTCCGCATGGATGCGCTCGCGCCGGGAGAGAGGGGGGTGGGACATGGACCTGAGAATAATAGGGTCACGCGCTTGCGTCATGCGGTTAGTTTAGTTACAACATCTAACCAATATGACAGCCACTAACGAAAGAGCGCGTGCGACCGGTGCCTCCGTCGGCGACTTCCGGCCGCTCGTCCCACTGGCCCTGGCCCAGTTCGTCGTGGTGCTGAGCACCTCCATCGTCAACATCGCGCTGCCGTCGATTCGCGTCGGCCTGGGGCTCGCGCCAGCCGGATTGACCTGGGTGGTCAACGCCTACGTCCTGGCCTTTGGCGGCTTCCTCCTCGCCGGCGGGAGGGCGGCCGACATCCTCGGGCGCCACCATGTCTTCACGGTGTCCCTGGCCGCCTTCGGTATCGCCTCGCTCGCCGCCGCCGTCGCGCCTGGGGCCGGCTCCCTCATCGCCGCCCGAGGCCTGCAGGGCGTCGCCGCCGCCGTCTTGTCTCCCACGGCGCTGTCCATCGCGCTCACCCTCTATCCGGGTGGCGAGGCCCGGAGAGTGGCTCTCGGTGTCTGGGGAGGGGTGTCCGGTGCGGGCGGTGCCGCGGGGGTCATCGCGGGAGGGCTGCTCACCGCGACATTCGGGTGGCGCTCGGTGTTCGTCGTCGCCGTCCCGTTCGTGGTCGTGGCCCTGGCCATGTCCCGTTCCCGGGTCGTCTCATCCCCCAGGCCTTCCGAGCGGCCGGCCTTCGACGCTCCCGGTGCCCTCCTGGTCACCGCAGCGCTCGGTCTCCTCACCTATGGTCTCGCTGGTGCCACGCGCGACGGTTGGCTCTCGGCCCGCACGCTGGGGCTCCTCGCGACCGGGGCGCTCCTGCTCGTCGCCTTCGTCCAGGTCGAGCGGCGCAGTGCGGCGCCTCTGGTGCATCTGGGCATCTTCGCCAACCCGAGCGTGCGCTTCGCCAACGCCGCCATGACACTCGTGGGGGGCGCCTGGGTCGGGCTGTTCTTCTTCCTTCCCCTCTACCAGCAGCAAGTCCTCGGCTATGGCCCGCTCCGAACCGGGCTGACACAACTGCCGCTCGCCGTGACGCTCACGGCCGCCTCGGCCCATGTCCGCCGCATCACCGGGTGGATGGGGGCCCGGAAGACGCTCGTCGCCAGCCTCGTGCTCCTCACCGTCGGGCTTGCCTGGTTCGGCCGGGTCCCGGTCGAAGGAACCTTCGTCGCACACCTCCTCGGCCCCTCGCTCCTGGTTGGCACCGGCCTCGGCATCGCCTTCGTCGAACTGACCCGCCTCGCCACTCACGGCGTCACACTGGCTGAGTCCGGGTTGGCCAGCGGGCTCGTGAGCACCACACGCCAGTGCGGCGGCGCTGTCGGCCTGGCCTTGCTCATGTCACTTGCCGCCAGCCGCATCGGGAGCACCGCGGAGCCCGGAGTGGCCGCCCTCACCGAGGGCTACCGCGCCGCGTTCCTCGCCGCCTCGCTGCTCACGGGTCTCGCCGCGCTCCTGGCGCTGCGCGCACCCACCCCGCCGGCGGCGCTTGCTTCACCTGTAACCCACAACCCCTGACCCACGAGGACACACGCACATGACCACCCCCGCTCCATTCCTGACCGGTCCGTTCACGCCAGTCCCCGACGAAATCACCGCCACCCACCTGCGAGTGCGAGGCACCCTGCCGGCCGAGCTCCATGGGCAACTGGTGCGCAACGGCCACAACCCCATGCCGGGCGTCGTGCCGATTCATTGGTTCAAGGGCAGTGGCATGCTCCATGGGATTCGGCTCCATGAAGGGCGAGCCGAATCCTACCGCAACCGGTGGGTCCGAACGCCCGCCCTCCAGGGCGCGCCCTACATGACCGAACACGGCCCTGACTATACCGCCCACTCCGCTGGCACCCATGCGATCAGCCACGCGGGCCGGATTCTCGCCCTCAACGAGGCGGGCCTTCCCTTCCAGGTTACGCCCGAGCTCGACACCGTGGGAGTGTTCGACTTCGCGGGAAGGCTCACCACTGCGATGACGGCCCACCCGAAGATCGACCCGCGCACCGGAGAGCTGCATTTCTTCGGCTATGGACCCTTCCCTCCGTACCTCACCTACTACGTCGCCTCGCCCCAGGGAGACATCATCCGGGCCGAGGTGGTGCCCGGCGCCGGCCCATCGCTGATGCATGACTTCGCCATCACCCGGCGCCACATCGTCTGGTTCGACATGCCCGTGGTGTTCGACATGAACGACACGTCGGGCATGCCCTACGCATGGAACGACGACTACCCGGCACGAATCGGAATCATGTCCCGCGAGAGCGGAACCGTCCGTTGGTTCGAGGTCGACCCCCTCTACGTCCTTCACGTCACCAACGCCTACGACGACGCGGAGGGCAGGGTCGTCCTCGACGCCCCCGCGTTCGACCGCGCCGGCTGGGTGCGGTCAACGGCCTGGTGGGCGGGTCGTGCCGACCGGGGTCCAAGCCTCCTGAGTGGGGCGAGCCACCGGCGATGGATCCTCGACCCCCAGAAGGGAGTCATCGGCTCGCGGACCGTGGATGACCTCATCGTCGAGTTCCCCACGGTCAGTCCCGCCGTGGTCGGGCAGCCCTTCCGGTACGGGTACGCCCTCGCGCTTCCCGATGGCGAGCGGGGCCCCTGGGCCCTGGCGAAGCACGACCTGACCACGGGCACCCGTCAGCTCCGCTCCTTCGGCCCCGGACAACTGCCGAGCGAAGGGGTATTCGTGCCCGCGGCTGGAGCTACCAGCGAGGACGCCGGCTACATCCTCACCGTGGTGAGCAACGCCGACCAGTCGCCGGCGGAGCTGCTCGTGCTCGACGCCACCCACATCGCTGGCGAGCCCGTGGCGGTGGTGGAGCTCCCCCGCCACGTCCCCGGTGGTGTGCACGGCTCGTGGATTCCGGCGGAGGCATGACCATGGCACTCGCTCCCAGCTCATTCGAGACGTCCATGGACATCGACCGGAATGCCCCCGTCATCGTCGCCGAGGAGATCCGGATCCTGGCTCCACCCGCCCGTGTCTGGGACCTGCTGACGGAGATCGACCGGTGGCCGGACTGGAACCCCGACATCAGCACCGCCGTCCTCGGCGGTGCGGTAGCGGTTGGCTCGACGTTCCGGTGGACGACCGCTGGACTCGCCATCGTCTCCACCATCGGCGAGGTTGTACCCGGCAAGCGGCTCGCCTGGTCGGGCGACACCCATGGAATCTTTGGCATCCACGTATGGACTCTCGATCCCGGTGACTCGACTGGCCGGACCACCCTGGTCCGCACCGTCGAGTCCTGGAGCGGTGAAGTCGTCCGGCAGGATCCCGAGGCCCTGCGAGGCCAGCTCGAGGCCGCCATCACGGCATGGCTCGGCCATCTCCGCTCCGAGGCCGAGACCCTCACACCGAGCACGACCCACCTTTAGGGCTCCCCGTGAGGTGTGGAGGCAGGCGGAGTGTACCCGGCGCAAGAGTCGACCCAGGCCGCGTGGTGCGGTAAAGCCGCGAGCCGCGATGCGGCCTGGCTCATGGACGGCCTCCGCCGGCTTGTCGGCCGGAACGCTGAAGCCGGTGTCCTTCATGCCCAGCGGCTCGAAGAGGCGCTCCCGGAAGAGATGGGATGGTCGCCCGGCGTGAAGATGGCTCCCATGCCCATGCGCAGCGTCAGCAGCTCGCCGACGAGGAGCGGTCGGTGGGCGGGGACGGGGTCATCCACCGGCTCGGCAGACCAGGAGCGCTACGCGCGCCTGGCCGCCGAATAGATGGCGAACACACCGCCCTGCGGATCCATGCACTGGGCGATGCGGTCTCCGCCGGGGACGTCCATCGGGCCGTTGAGCACCTTTCCGCCCTTTTCCGGGATGCGCCTGGCGGTCTCGTCGGCGTTCTTCACGTTGATGTAGTGCAGCCAGTGAGCAGGGGCCTTCATCATGTTGGCGGCATTCGACATCCCGCCCATCGACTGCTTGGGGTCGGTGCCGAACATGAAGTACTCGCCGAACTCGGGGCCCATGTTCATGGACGAGGTGGCCTTCCAGCCGAAGAGCGCGGAGTAGAATTTCCAGGCGCTCTGCCAATCCGTGGTGTTGAGCTCGGCCCAGCTGAAGTTGCCGAGCAGCTCGCGAGGAGCGAGCTCGCCTTCGCGGGGCAGCGGTTTGAAGACGGCGAACACGGCACCCTGCGGATCCTCGAGGACGGCGAAGCGGCCGACGGTGGGGATGTCGGAGGGAGGCGACATCACCTTGCCGCCCATCTTCCGCGCCTCCTGAGCGGTGGCATCGACGTTGTCGGCGTGGATGTAGCCCATCCAGTGCTGCGGAACGCCAGCGCGCTTCATCTCGTCAGGCAGCGCCATGATGCCCCCGACGCCTTTGTCGCCGGCTTTCAGGAGCTCGTAGTCACCGCCCGGAAACTTCTCGGTCTTCCAGCCGATGATGTCCGAATAGAAAGCCTTCGCACCGGCGAGGTCGGAGCACATCAGGTCGTACCAGATGAATCGGCTCATCGCGTTCCTCCAAAGGGGTGGAAAGCGCCTCTCTATTACACGACAGGTCGCCGCAGGTGCGGCGAATGGAGCCGGTAGTCCGCGACAGAACGGACGGGCACGCTGAACGACTCGCGGCCATGTCATTCCCCGTGAACGGACTCGCTCTTCGTGGGGGTCCACGTGTCCTGCAACCCGGTCATCTTCGTGCGTCGCTCGGGCGACGTCGACCTGTTGACGACGCATTGATCGCGGAGATCACCGACGAAATCGAGCGGGGCGAAAACCTTGTTCGTACTGGATTGATAGACGGGGAAGAAGTACGAGGCCGTCGAGAAATAATTGCCTTCGATGAGCGAAACCACGTCATCGCTCGCGCCAATTCCCATGTAAAATTTGCCATCGTGGTAGTTGTTGACGAAGTGCACCGTTCCTGATGGTTTGATTCTCCGCGACCAGGAGCATCACCCAGTGGTGCTTGCCGTTGCAGTAGTGGCCACGGTCCGTCGTTCCGTCCTCGATTCCTCCAGCGCGGGTGTCTTCATCGTGGACGAGTTCCGGTAACACGGCCAGCCGCACCGTCGATACCAGCCGGAGAGGGAACGATTCCGCGCCAGTTCGCAGCCCTTCCGGCTTCGTTGACGCTGTGAACCCGCTGCCCGAGTTGCTTCGCTCATGGCGGGCTTGAAGGGCGCGTGCGTAGTGGATTGAGCGGGTCGTCCTGACGCCTGCCGCGAGAGCGCAGGGCAGCGGGGCGGCCAGCAGTTCCCCCCGCGAGCCGTGCCGGCCTCAAGGGGCTGCGCGCCCGCCGCTCTCCGGGAAGCGTTTGTAGGCTCGCAGGAGCGCGTCCAGGTGCGTGGGGTTGTCCACGTCGAGCGGCGCCTCCGTGAGCCGGAGGTGCGCGCCCCACATTCTACGGGTTGCGGCCCTGCGCTCCCCGGAGGAGTTCGAACGCTGCGTCCCATATTGGGGAATCGGATGCACCGCGCGGCGGCAGGCGGTCGCGGGCGGGCCGGTCGTCCTCGTCCGGGGCCTCTGGATCGGCGCCCGCGTCGAGAAGCAGCCTCATCATCGGGATGTCCAGCCGCGATGCCGCAAGCCCGAGCGCAGTGTATCCGGCCTGCCCGCCCCATTCGTTGATCGTCCTGGCGGCCCCCGCGCCCAGGAGGAGCGAGGCGATGCCCAGATCGCCCACGCCCGCGCACGCCCGCAGCGGCGTGTCCCCTTCGCTGCTGCGCACGTTGGGATCAGCCCCCGCCTTCAGGAGCGCTTCGACTGCCGCCTGCTGGCCTTCGAAGACCGCCACCAACAAGGGGGTCACGTCCCGCCCGACGTTCCATGCGTTGACGTCCGCGCCGTGCTCAAGGAGCGCCATGATCACGTCGAGCCCGCCTCTCTCTGCGAGTTCGTTGATGGCCACATGCAGCGGACGCAAACCCGGCCACTGCGCCTGCGGCTCGTTCGGATCGGCACCACCGGCCAGCAGCGCCTTGACCCGGGACGCATCGTGCTGTTCGATCGCTGCGAAGAGTTCTTTCGACATAGCTCATAGCTCCGCCATCGGATGACCAGGGGCGCAATTCTGGTCTTCAAGCTTCCTGGTATTCGCGAAGCCCTTCTCTACTTCGGTGATTGCGTTCTCATGGCTCGGGTCGGGCTTGCCTCCAAAGCATTCTTTCTGAATCTGCCACCGCTTCTCCAGGAGCTTTTTCTGAGCTTCAAGACGCTGCCGGATCCTAGAGCACGGCACCTTGGCCATCTTCTTATCGTTCCATGATCCGGGCGACTTCGGATCGAGGGGTGGGACTGACCGGTTGAGCAGATCCTTCTCCTCCTGAAGCTCGTCGAGCCGGCTGTTCTTGCAGGTCTGATCCGCGTGGCGGGGGACCCGGTCGTACTCCTCCACGCTGGTGTAGTTCCTACCCGTCGCCGGATTGGTCTTTTTCCGCCAATGGGTGGGAGCCGTGACCGCCGCAACCGGGTCCGAATCAACGTCCGGCACGACCTCCTCTGCTTCCTGACGCTCAAATTCCTCCATGAGCCGCTGCGACTCCTCCGCTACGTCCAGTAGCCGCGCCTCGTACTCCCGTTGAGCATGGACTCCCTTGGCCAGACGCTGAGCGCCTTCAATTCCTTGCGCCTGGGACTCACCAGCGCCGCACCGGCGGGTGTCCAGGGCGTCTTTCCGGTGTTTGTCAATTCCTGTTCCACGGCCAGCCGCACCACGCCGGTTTTCCTGCCCTCGCGGTAGGTGTCGGAGCGGTAGCTGTTCGCGTACGCGCTGGTGACAGTGTTGCCGGGACGTGAGGTGACGTCGAAGCCGAGGTCTCTGTAGGCAACGCCTCCTTCGCCCATGCGCCCCTGGGCGATGAGGCCCGTGAGCCCCACCTGCCCGCCGCACTCGGCCTGGAGGTGTGCCTTGTCCTCGCGGCACTGTTGAGCTTCCGCCCGCGCCTGCTGCTCGCCCTGCCGGTAGGAGGCCAGCGTGCGCTGGTGCCGTGTCACCTCCACCTGCCGCTCGGCTTCGGAGGGGTGCACCACCAGCTGGAAGGTGACGCTTGCCGGGGCCGCACCGTCCTGGAAGTGGACTGTCACCGGTACGCGCTCCCCATCGTGAAGCATCTCGGTGGGGACGAGCGCGAGGCCGACGTCCCCCTCTATCACCCGGAACCGCTCCCGCGAGGCCAACTCCACACGCGCCAGCTTCGAGTCGAAGAACAGGTTGGTGGACAGCTCCGGGTGGATGCACACCTCCGGGGGTTTGTCTGGAGCATCCGCTTTCAGCTCGATGCGGCGTGTGCCCGTCTCGCAAATGGGGAGTGGGGTCCGCTCGGCGGCTCCAGCGGGCGCGGTGAGCAGGACGAACCCCAGGGGGCAGCGCAGGACAGGGCGAACACGGGGCGGGAACCTCCAGGGACGTGGATGAGACCGGAGAAGTGGGCCTCTACCACACCTCCCGCCCGGTAGTGCATGGCGGCTCGCTATCGACAGGTACTCCGTCGGCCTGGTCGAAGTGGTCCACGACCTCCACCTCCGCGACGGGACCGACCAGCATGTTCTCCGGCGTGCTGCCGGGCTGGATGAGCGTGCCGGGCACGTTGCGGTAGTTCAGTCGCAGGCAGACCTTGTACGTCTCCCCGGTGGGTGTGCGGGCCTCGGTGAAGCGGCCGTACACGCGCTTCTCCCCGAAGTAGAGCCGCCCGTAGAGGAGGGTCTTGTGCGGCAGCTTGTCCCCCCAAAGACCCGCCACTCGGAAGGGGGTGTCCTCGTGCACGGGAACAGGCCGGCCCCGTACATCGGACCAGTCGCCGCTGGTGACTTCTCCGATGTCGAGGCCGAGCGTGCGGGTCATGGTCTCCACTGCGCCGGCAGGGCACTCCTGGGGTGGAGGCATCGGGCGCACCGGCGGCACCTGCTGCTGCGCACTGAGGCAGGCCTGCAGGGCAACTCCGGTCAAACCCAGACACACGTTGCGCGCCACGGCCCCCTCGCTCCTGGACTGCGTTTCACGCTGAGGGTCCTTCGTCCTCTGCTTCTGCTGCTTCTTCACGGGAGCTGTGTCCTTTCCGGACGCCGCGGGCGGGGCGGCGGCCGCAGGGGGATACTCCACCGGCGGCGGAGTCGCGGCCCGTGAAGATTCCGGCGGTGATTCCGAGGCCGCCACTTCCTGGCCAACACTGGCCTCCCGCATTGGAGACTCAGCGGGCAACGTGACGGGTGAGGAGACGGTGGCCATCTCGCGCCTGGCCCTCCACTGTCCAGCGAGCCATGCGCCGCCCAGCACCAGCCCCAGTCCCAACCCCACGCCCGCCCAGGCCGCCGCACGCCGCACGCGTGCCCACCGGTTGCCTTTGCCGGCCGCACGAGCCCTGCCGAGCAGTGGCACCTTCCAGGACTCGTCCGCCCGGGCCCTCAGTTTCTCCAATGCCGCGCACAGCGCCACCGCGCCCGGATGGCGTGCTTCGGGCGTCTTCTCCAGCAAACGCAGGCACACTTCTTCCACCGCTCGGGGCACGCGCGGGTTGACGAGGTGCGGCGGCAGCGGCGCCTCGTGCAGCACGGCCTCCACGTCCACGCCTCCACGCTCGCCCAGCAGGAAGGGGTCTCTGCCTGTCAGCAGCCGGTAGAAGACGACACCCAACGCGTACAGGTCATCGCCCACCCCGGCCCGGTAGTGCGCGCCCGGCACGTCCTTGTTCTCCCGGCCGAAGCGCCACGCCTCGGGGCTGCGGTAGCGGGGCCGGGCGGCAGTGGCGGCATGTCGAGCGCACTCATGATGCCCTCACGTCAGAGGTACCTGGAACAGGAGAATGGCGATGTGAGGTCATGGGACTACCTCCCAGGACCTCAACTTAGCAGGTTCCGTACCCCAGCCGCCTCCCTTGATGAGACGCTCGTCGAAAGCGCCACATGCGGAGTCTTCACGGGCCGCAGCCAGGCGTCTGGTCGGCGCCCGCGCCAATGCGTCGGGTCATCCAGCTCTGGGCGACCGCGAACCACTGCTGGGCGTCGAGGATGGTGTTGAGGTCGTGTCCCGCGCCGGGCAACACGAAGGCCTCCACACAGGGCACCTGGGCTCCGAGCCGGGGCTTCTCGGCGGCGATCAGGGCCTCCGCGCTGGAGCAGACCGTTCCGGAGAGCGTGGGGCCGCAGAAGATCCGATCCTCGGCGCCATTGACGAGCAATACGGGGACGCGAATGTCCAGCGGCCGGGCGAGGATGACGGCGAAGGGGGAGAACTCGGTGTCCGTCACCGTCCCCTTGGTCCGCTCGTCCAGGGCGACCACCGCGGGATCGGCCTGTCCCGGAGCATAGAAGGCGCCGTAGCGCGTGCCGGGCTGCGTGGTCATGTACGTCAGGTCATAGCCCTGGCCGAAGAAGGCCGGGTCCAGCGCGGCGGGATACAGCGGCACGAGGACCCGCAGCGGGGATGTGAGCTGGATGGTATGGCTGACGCCACTGAGGATGACGCCGTCCACGTCCCGGTAGTCGCTCGCCTCGTACCAGGAGGTGAAGGAGCCGTACGAGTGTCCGACGAGGACCACCTTCTGGAAGCCGACCGCTCCCGAGGGCCCCGCCACCTGGCCCGCGCGCAGCGCCTGGACCACCTGGTGGACGACGTACGCGTTGGAGTCGATGGAGACGGTGGCCCCGGGCGGATGGGAGCTCTTCCCGCTGCCGATCCGATCCATCGCCAGCGTGGCGAAGCCCGCGTCCAGCGCCGCGCTCACATAGGAGTAGCGTTGGGTGTGGCCGGTGGGGTCCGGGAAGTCCCAGTGCAGATGGGAGTAGGTGATGCCGTGTATCAGGAGCTGCACCGTGGCGGGTGTCTGTCCCGGGGGCAGACACAGCCGCGCGAACACCTCCTGGTCGGCGGGCAGGCCGGGCGCGAGCGCCACGGGAATGTGGTTGTCCTGACAGGCCCCTTGTGTCCCGAGCGCGTGGGAGTCGGGCGCGGCTCCGAGGAGTGCGCCCAGCACCGTCAGGGACAGTGCCGCGTGGGAGAGCTTCCGCCCATTCGATGTCTTCATGTGTGGACCTTGTTAGAGGTGCTCGTAGACGCGGACGTGGTCCACGTACACGCGATGCGGGAACAGGTTCATGTCCACGCCCTGGGTACCTCCCCACGAGCCGCCAATCGCCAGATTCAGCAGGAGGTAGTGGGGCTTGTCGAAGGGCCACTTGTCACTCGTCCCCTCACTGGAGCTCGCCGTTGCGCACGTAGCCGACCTCGTAGCCCCAGCGGGTCGGGTCCGGGAGGCCCGAGCCGTCGAACTCGTCCTGCCAGACCAGCCGCCAGTTGAAGGGCGGGGGCGTGCCCGTCTTCACCTCCACCAGCGTGGGTGCCTCCTCGTGCCACGCGCCGCTGGTGTCCTGCCAGCTGCTGAAGAGCGTCCAGGTGCCATGGGCATCCGTGGTGGTGAAGTCACGGCCGGCCGTCAGCGTGAGCGTCTGGCCGGGCGCCAGCGTCCGCGCCCCCGTGCCGGGTGACAGGTCCACGTTGCCACCACATCCCGCCATCCACACGGCGGCGAGCACATGGATCCACTGAAGCTTCATGGCATGACTCCGCACTTCTAGTAATTCCAAGAATAACACCTCGTTCGAGGAATCCATGGAGTCATGAGCGCGTCCGGGGCGGGGGCGGCTGGCGAATGGCAACTCCCGGACGTTTTCTGGGGGAAGAAGCACTCGATGGGCCAGAGAGAACTCCGACGCAGCGGATGGGCTCGCCACGGGCGTCTCGGACCTCGCAGAAGGCGATCTGTCCGGTGTAGCAGAGCGGCTCTCCTGTTGGCTCGCCGCAGCACCCTTCGCCATCGAAGTAGGGCCCCCTGCTCTCGTGAGAGCCGTTCGCCTGACGACAGGTCCTCGAAGAGGGAAATCCTG
This is a stretch of genomic DNA from Archangium violaceum. It encodes these proteins:
- a CDS encoding CPBP family intramembrane glutamic endopeptidase, with product MKSLFFNAENSLRNGWKILGYFFMTALFVVGLIFIRRMLPDTVRPFVPEVVLAFLGAFVPTWVCSRLERTSLAAQGFAISKASGRDFGLGLVGGAGLVGLTALGVWLLDGFHLVRTPDGAASNLLKGAGTMLAVALFEETLFHGYAFQRAIRGMGPLWSQLVFATIFALAHPFDPAMDGSVRVLAMLNIFLAGWMLGYCYLRTGRLALPIGVHMGWNWAQGSLGFGVSGNASKGWWTPVLHGKPTWLTGGDFGLEGSAISVLILALVVVGLARWKGERTHQELPTRATA
- a CDS encoding MarR family winged helix-turn-helix transcriptional regulator: MKAGLGTQLRHLIELLDGAVSEAYAQEGLSYRPRYTPVMRALMEREPSTIGQIAAAAGITQPAVTQTVALMVKEGLVSAQSEPGDRRERLVRLTDAGRELLPRLQACWRATAGAAADLDAELPTPLSLTLETAIAALEVKPFGERIAEARARMADHPSSQQPRSSTEAPARTRGIRRKPRKP
- a CDS encoding TetR/AcrR family transcriptional regulator, with translation MSHPPLSRRERIHAETVREIRGIALRQVDEGGLATLSLNAIAKELGMSGPALYRYFASRDELLGALHTDIYAQLVTAVREAAEASTGRAPSAHLAAYASAYRGWALKHPRRYALLFGGRAEEFKDPAEAIAEIHEGMLLLLRLLADIAGDRPVTRPPDALDRQLTAWSRRRAGNVSFPPHILRLGVLFWTRLHGIVSLELSSVFKDMGLDGGALLDDEVKRIIDAAGGGH
- a CDS encoding MFS transporter, whose product is MTATNERARATGASVGDFRPLVPLALAQFVVVLSTSIVNIALPSIRVGLGLAPAGLTWVVNAYVLAFGGFLLAGGRAADILGRHHVFTVSLAAFGIASLAAAVAPGAGSLIAARGLQGVAAAVLSPTALSIALTLYPGGEARRVALGVWGGVSGAGGAAGVIAGGLLTATFGWRSVFVVAVPFVVVALAMSRSRVVSSPRPSERPAFDAPGALLVTAALGLLTYGLAGATRDGWLSARTLGLLATGALLLVAFVQVERRSAAPLVHLGIFANPSVRFANAAMTLVGGAWVGLFFFLPLYQQQVLGYGPLRTGLTQLPLAVTLTAASAHVRRITGWMGARKTLVASLVLLTVGLAWFGRVPVEGTFVAHLLGPSLLVGTGLGIAFVELTRLATHGVTLAESGLASGLVSTTRQCGGAVGLALLMSLAASRIGSTAEPGVAALTEGYRAAFLAASLLTGLAALLALRAPTPPAALASPVTHNP
- a CDS encoding carotenoid oxygenase family protein, encoding MTTPAPFLTGPFTPVPDEITATHLRVRGTLPAELHGQLVRNGHNPMPGVVPIHWFKGSGMLHGIRLHEGRAESYRNRWVRTPALQGAPYMTEHGPDYTAHSAGTHAISHAGRILALNEAGLPFQVTPELDTVGVFDFAGRLTTAMTAHPKIDPRTGELHFFGYGPFPPYLTYYVASPQGDIIRAEVVPGAGPSLMHDFAITRRHIVWFDMPVVFDMNDTSGMPYAWNDDYPARIGIMSRESGTVRWFEVDPLYVLHVTNAYDDAEGRVVLDAPAFDRAGWVRSTAWWAGRADRGPSLLSGASHRRWILDPQKGVIGSRTVDDLIVEFPTVSPAVVGQPFRYGYALALPDGERGPWALAKHDLTTGTRQLRSFGPGQLPSEGVFVPAAGATSEDAGYILTVVSNADQSPAELLVLDATHIAGEPVAVVELPRHVPGGVHGSWIPAEA
- a CDS encoding SRPBCC family protein, with translation MALAPSSFETSMDIDRNAPVIVAEEIRILAPPARVWDLLTEIDRWPDWNPDISTAVLGGAVAVGSTFRWTTAGLAIVSTIGEVVPGKRLAWSGDTHGIFGIHVWTLDPGDSTGRTTLVRTVESWSGEVVRQDPEALRGQLEAAITAWLGHLRSEAETLTPSTTHL
- a CDS encoding VOC family protein, which encodes MSRFIWYDLMCSDLAGAKAFYSDIIGWKTEKFPGGDYELLKAGDKGVGGIMALPDEMKRAGVPQHWMGYIHADNVDATAQEARKMGGKVMSPPSDIPTVGRFAVLEDPQGAVFAVFKPLPREGELAPRELLGNFSWAELNTTDWQSAWKFYSALFGWKATSSMNMGPEFGEYFMFGTDPKQSMGGMSNAANMMKAPAHWLHYINVKNADETARRIPEKGGKVLNGPMDVPGGDRIAQCMDPQGGVFAIYSAARRA
- a CDS encoding DUF5953 family protein is translated as MWGAHLRLTEAPLDVDNPTHLDALLRAYKRFPESGGRAAP
- a CDS encoding ankyrin repeat domain-containing protein; translation: MSKELFAAIEQHDASRVKALLAGGADPNEPQAQWPGLRPLHVAINELAERGGLDVIMALLEHGADVNAWNVGRDVTPLLVAVFEGQQAAVEALLKAGADPNVRSSEGDTPLRACAGVGDLGIASLLLGAGAARTINEWGGQAGYTALGLAASRLDIPMMRLLLDAGADPEAPDEDDRPARDRLPPRGASDSPIWDAAFELLRGAQGRNP